In Citrus sinensis cultivar Valencia sweet orange chromosome 2, DVS_A1.0, whole genome shotgun sequence, a single genomic region encodes these proteins:
- the LOC127900370 gene encoding uncharacterized protein LOC127900370 has protein sequence MKKWMCSIGFFKFLLTFLLIVSAAQAKECTNAYPELASHTFRSNLLSSKNESYIKQIHSHNDHLTPSDDSAWLSLMPRKILREEEQDELFSWAMLYRKIKNPGQFKVPERSGEFLKEVSLHDVRLGSDSMHWRAQQTNLEYLLMLDVDKLVWNFRKTARLPAPGEPYGGWEEPSCELRGHFVGHYLSASALMWASTHNESLKEKMSAVVSALSACQKEIGSGYLSAFPTEQFDRLEALIPVWAPYYTIHKILAGLLDQYTYADNAEALRMTTWMVEYFYNRVQNVIKKYSIERHWQTLNEEAGGMNDVLYKLFCITQDPKHLMLAHLFDKPCFLGLLALQADDISGFHSNTHIPIVIGSQMRYEVTGDQLHKTISMFFMDIVNSSHTYATGGTSVGEFWSDPKRLASNLDSNTEESCTTYNMLKVSRHLFRWTKEIAYADYYERSLTNGVLGIQRGTEPGVMIYLLPLAPGSSKERSYHHWGTPSDSFWCCYGTGIESFSKLGDSIYFEEEGKYPGVYIIQYISSRLDWKSGQIVVNQKVDPVVSWDPYLRVTLTFSSKGSGLTTSLNLRIPTWTSSNGAKATLNGQDLPLPSPGNFLSVTKTWSSDDKLTIQLPLTLRTEAIQDDRPEYASIQAILYGPYVLAGHSIGDWDITESATSLSDWITPIPASYNSQLITFTQEYGNTKFVLTNSNQSITMEKFPKSGTDAALHATFRLILNDSSGSEFSSLNDFIGKSVMLEPFDSPGMLVIQHETDDELVVTDSFIAQGSSVFHLVAGLDGGDRTVSLESETYKGCFVYTAVNLQSSESTKLGCISESTEAGFNNAASFVIEKGLSEYHPISFVAKGANRNFLLAPLLSLRDESYTVYFDFQS, from the exons ATGAAAAAATGGATGTGTTCAATCGGGTTCTTCAAATTCTTGCTCACGTTTCTCCTCATCGTGTCAGCTGCTCAGGCTAAAGAGTGTACAAACGCTTATCCTGAATTAGCATCACATACATTCAGAAGCAACCTCTTGTCATCCAAAAATGAATCATATATAAAACAGATTCACTCTCATAATGATCATCTGACGCCGTCGGATGACTCGGCGTGGCTGAGTTTGATGCCGAGGAAGATCCTGAGAGAGGAGGAACAGGATGAGTTGTTCAGCTGGGCGATGCTGTACAGGAAGATTAAGAATCCGGGTCAGTTTAAAGTGCCTGAACGATCTGGAGAGTTTCTGAAGGAAGTATCACTGCATGATGTTCGGTTGGGTTCTGATTCGATGCATTGGCGTGCACAGCAAACGAATTTGGAGTATCTGTTGATGCTTGATGTTGATAAATTGGTATGGAATTTTCGAAAAACTGCCCGTTTGCCGGCGCCGGGGGAGCCATACGGCGGCTGGGAGGAACCATCCTGCGAGCTCCGGGGCCATTTTGTTG GGCATTACTTAAGTGCATCGGCATTAATGTGGGCAAGCACTCACAATGAAAGTCTCAAAGAGAAAATGTCTGCTGTTGTCTCTGCTCTATCAGCTTGCCAGAAAGAAATCGGTTCGGGGTATCTTTCTGCTTTCCCAACTGAACAATTTGATCGCCTTGAAGCTCTAATTCCTGTCTGGGCTCCATATTATACAATTCACAAG ATCTTGGCAGGCTTACTGGATCAATACACATATGCGGATAACGCTGAAGCACTGAGGATGACAACATGGATGGTTGAGTATTTCTACAATCGAGTGCAGAACGTGATAAAAAAGTACAGTATTGAAAGGCACTGGCAGACACTTAATGAAGAAGCTGGCGGCATGAATGATGTGCTgtacaaattattttgcatAACG CAAGATCCAAAGCACTTAATGTTGGCTCACCTCTTTGACAAACCATGCTTTCTGGGTTTACTTGCACTACAG GCTGATGACATTTCTGGTTTTCATTCAAATACACACATCCCTATTGTTATTGGATCTCAAATGCGATATGAAGTAACGGGTGATCAACTTCACAAG ACGATATCGATGTTCTTCATGGATATTGTTAACTCTTCTCATACCTATGCAACAGGAGGGACATCAGTTGGAGAGTTCTG GTCAGACCCGAAGCGACTGGCAAGCAATCTGGATTCAAACACTGAAGAATCATGCACAACTTATAATATGTTAAAG GTCTCTCGTCATCTGTTTAGATGGACAAAAGAAATTGCATATGCAGATTATTATGAGCGTTCCCTAACAAACGGTGTTCTAGGCATCCAACGAGGAACCGAGCCTGGAGTGATGATTTATCTGCTTCCTCTAGCCCCTGGAAGTTCCAAAGAAAGAAGTTATCATCATTGGGGAACACCATCTGATTCATTTTGGTGCTGTTATGGCACAG GAATTGAATCATTCTCAAAGTTGGGAGATTCCATATATTTTGAGGAGGAAGGAAAATATCCTGGTGTGTACATCATCCAGTATATATCAAGCAGACTTGATTGGAAATCCGGACAGATTGTTGTGAATCAGAAAGTTGATCCTGTTGTCTCTTGGGATCCTTATCTTCGTGTCACATTGACCTTTTCTTCAAAG GGGTCAGGCCTAACAACTTCCTTGAATTTGCGAATACCAACTTGGACGAGTTCAAATGGAGCAAAGGCAACATTAAATGGCCAGGATTTGCCTCTACCATCTCCAG GCAATTTTCTATCCGTCACTAAAACATGGAGCTCGGACGACAAATTAACCATTCAGCTGCCTCTCACTCTGAGGACAGAGGCTATTCAAG aTGATCGGCCTGAGTATGCTTCTATTCAGGCAATTCTTTATGGTCCTTATGTGCTTGCGGGTCATAGCATTGGAGACTGGGACATAACTGAGTCTGCTACATCCCTTTCAGATTGGATAACTCCAATTCCTGCCTCGTACAATTCTCAGCTTATTACTTTCACCCAAGAATACGGAAacacaaaatttgttttaacaaaCTCAAACCAATCAATCACGATGGAAAAATTTCCTAAATCTGGAACTGATGCCGCTCTTCACGCCACATTCAGACTCATCTTGAACGATTCATCTGGCTCTGAATTTTCATCACTCAACGATTTTATTGGCAAATCAGTTATGCTAGAGCCATTTGATTCTCCAGGAATGCTTGTAATTCAGCATGAAACTGATGACGAACTTGTTGTCACAGATTCTTTTATTGCTCAAGGCTCTTCTGTTTTTCATCTGGTTGCCGGATTGGACGGAGGGGACAGAACAGTATCTTTGGAGTCAGAAACCTACAAAGGCTGCTTCGTCTATACTGCGGTCAACTTGCAATCGAGTGAAAGCACGAAGCTGGGTTGCATTTCAGAGTCAACAGAGGCCGGATTTAACAATGCAGCCAGCTTTGTAATAGAAAAAGGATTGAGTGAGTATCATCCCATCAGCTTCGTGGCAAAAGGAGCAAATAGGAACTTTCTTCTGGCGCCATTGCTGAGCTTAAGAGATGAATCTTACACTGTTTATTTCGACTTTCAATcttga
- the LOC107174682 gene encoding uncharacterized protein LOC107174682 produces MGQLNLISYCVKDETITAKSAAVGKLLATIKTLVNLENQWYVTWVDVSDELEELICRELKEKVANYTKPEPFCSTAEGLSIMTGKGDYVLEKRYGLDPKTWLIASERYDHSLLAWHIATDLCYYDDLVEKLRSDYMLYLLIVCPSMMPEENFMDSRYTITCQDIIDHYGAWPLISPLDKVTQVPKSKSIEARRHLLRTESQKFRQNPQSASRPGRQLGKRLQEQESEVDWSNGRKWDMISEVWVEMLAYAASHGTWNEHGQHLRNGGELLTHVRLLMAHLGLSSQYDKHGIYRDVLNMEFGKFVLNE; encoded by the exons ATGGGACAGCTTAACTTAATAAGCTATTGCGTCAAAGACGAGACGATAACGGCCAAATCTGCTGCAGTTGGCAAGTTACTTGCGACCATCAAAACTTTAGTTAATTTGGAGAATCAATGGTACGTGACTTGGGTAGACGTCAGTGATGAGTTGGAGGAACTGATCTGCAGAGAGCTAAAAGAGAAAGTTGCAAATTATACAAAACCTGAACCATTTTGTTCGACTGCAGAAGGTCTAAGTATAATGACTGGGAAAGGTGATTATGTGCTTGAAAAAAGGTACGGTCTTGATCCTAAGACGTGGTTAATAGCTTCAGAACGTTACGACCATAGCCTCCTTGCTTGGCATATTGCAACGGATCTGTGTTACTATGATGATCTCGTCGAAAAATTACGGTCGGATTATATGTTGTATCTTCTAATAGTATGTCCATCTATGATGCCCGAAGAGAATTTTATGGACTCAAGATATACAATTACCTGTCAAGATATCATCGACCATTACGGTGCTTGGCCGCTGATAAGCCCGTTGGATAAGGTGACTCAGGTGCCTAAG AGTAAAAGTATTGAAGCTCGTCGGCATTTGTTGAGGACAGAGAGTCAAAAGTTCAGGCAAAACCCTCAATCAGCTTCAAGACCTGGACGTCAGCTTGGCAAGCGATTGCAGGAGCAGGAATCAGAAGTAGATTGGAGTAACGGAAGAAAGTGGGACATGATAAGTGAAGTGTGGGTTGAAATGTTGGCGTATGCAGCATCTCACGGTACGTGGAATGAGCATGGTCAGCACCTTAGAAATGGCGGAGAACTGCTAACTCATGTTCGCCTTCTGATGGCTCATCTTGGCTTAAGTTCGCAATATGATAAACACGGGATTTATCGTGATGTTTTGAATATGGAATTTGGAAAGTTTGTACTAAATGAATAA